One Punica granatum isolate Tunisia-2019 chromosome 3, ASM765513v2, whole genome shotgun sequence genomic window carries:
- the LOC116202008 gene encoding GABA transporter 1-like isoform X1, translating into MRIHDAGAGGDGSISDTYDYEELPQHQDRKDLDAGALFVLKSKGSWLHCGYHLTTSIVAPSLLSLPYAFTFLGWTAGVICLTVGALVSFYSYNLISLVLEHHAQIGYRHLRFRDMANDILGRTWGRYYVGPIQLVVCYGAVVGNTLLGGECLKAIYLLSVPDGSMKLYEFVMIFGSMMLILAQFPSFHSLRYINLASLVLCLAYSACAATGSIYIGNSSNGAEKDYSLVGDTESRVFGMFNAIAIIATSFGNGIIPEIQATLAPPVKGKMFKGLCLCYAIVLVTFFSVAISGYWAFGNQADALILSNFVVDGRALMPKWFVFMTNMFTILQLSAVAVVYCQPTNEALERAFADPMSGELSLRNIVPRVISRSLVVIAAITLAAMLPFFGDINSFVGAFGFIPLDFILPAVFFNLTFKPSKRSPIFWVNITIAVIFSILGVIASIAAVRQIALDAETYKLFADV; encoded by the exons GGTCATGGTTACACTGTGGCTACCACCTGACAACCTCGATCGTCGCACCGTCACTTCTTAGTCTTCCCTACGCATTCACCTTCTTGGGATGGACTGCTGGCGTAATCTGCCTCACGGTTGGTGCTCTTGTGAGCTTCTACTCCTACAACCTTATATCTCTAGTCCTCGAGCACCATGCCCAGATTGGTTATCGCCATCTCAGATTTCGAGATATGGCTAATGACATTTTGG GCCGAACATGGGGTCGGTACTACGTGGGCCCGATCCAACTAGTGGTATGCTATGGCGCTGTCGTCGGTAACACACTCCTGGGAGGGGAATGCTTGAAG GCAATTTATTTGCTCTCGGTGCCCGATGGTTCAATGAAGCTCTATGAGTTTGTCATGATTTTCGGAAGTATGATGTTGATTTTAGCTCAATTCCCATCCTTTCACTCGCTTAGGTACATCAACTTGGCGTCCTTGGTTCTCTGCCTAGCTTATAGTGCTTGTGCAGCCACGGGTTCCATCTATATCG GGAATTCATCCAATGGGGCCGAGAAGGACTATTCCCTTGTCGGGGATACAGAGAGCCGCGTCTTCGGGATGTTCAATGCTATTGCGATCATTGCCACTTCGTTTGGCAACGGGATCATTCCCGAGATCCAG GCTACATTGGCGCCTCCGGTGAAGGGGAAAATGTTCAAGGGGTTGTGCTTGTGCTACGCCATTGTGCTGGTCACCTTCTTCAGCGTTGCGATATCGGGTTACTGGGCCTTTGGGAATCAAGCGGATGCGCTGATCCTCAGCAACTTTGTGGTGGACGGCCGGGCCTTGATGCCCAAATGGTTCGTCTTCATGACCAACATGTTCACTATCCTCCAACTCTCTGCCGTTGCTGTG GTCTACTGCCAACCCACAAATGAAGCGCTCGAGCGGGCATTCGCAGACCCAATGAGTGGCGAGCTCTCTCTACGAAACATAGTCCCTCGAGTCATCTCCCGTTCATTGGTGGTCATTGCAGCGATAACACTCGCAGCTATGCTCCCATTTTTTGGAGACATCAACTCCTTCGTCGGAGCCTTCggtttcatacccctagatTTCATCCTGCCCGCCGTCTTCTTCAACCTGACGTTCAAGCCTTCCAAACGGAGCCCCATCTTCTGGGTTAACATCACCATTGCAGTGATCTTCTCGATACTTGGGGTAATCGCATCGATTGCGGCGGTGAGGCAGATAGCTCTTGATGCCGAAACTTACAAGTTGTTTGCGGATGTATAG
- the LOC116202008 gene encoding GABA transporter 1-like isoform X4: MDCWRNLPHGRTWGRYYVGPIQLVVCYGAVVGNTLLGGECLKAIYLLSVPDGSMKLYEFVMIFGSMMLILAQFPSFHSLRYINLASLVLCLAYSACAATGSIYIGNSSNGAEKDYSLVGDTESRVFGMFNAIAIIATSFGNGIIPEIQATLAPPVKGKMFKGLCLCYAIVLVTFFSVAISGYWAFGNQADALILSNFVVDGRALMPKWFVFMTNMFTILQLSAVAVVYCQPTNEALERAFADPMSGELSLRNIVPRVISRSLVVIAAITLAAMLPFFGDINSFVGAFGFIPLDFILPAVFFNLTFKPSKRSPIFWVNITIAVIFSILGVIASIAAVRQIALDAETYKLFADV, translated from the exons ATGGACTGCTGGCGTAATCTGCCTCACG GCCGAACATGGGGTCGGTACTACGTGGGCCCGATCCAACTAGTGGTATGCTATGGCGCTGTCGTCGGTAACACACTCCTGGGAGGGGAATGCTTGAAG GCAATTTATTTGCTCTCGGTGCCCGATGGTTCAATGAAGCTCTATGAGTTTGTCATGATTTTCGGAAGTATGATGTTGATTTTAGCTCAATTCCCATCCTTTCACTCGCTTAGGTACATCAACTTGGCGTCCTTGGTTCTCTGCCTAGCTTATAGTGCTTGTGCAGCCACGGGTTCCATCTATATCG GGAATTCATCCAATGGGGCCGAGAAGGACTATTCCCTTGTCGGGGATACAGAGAGCCGCGTCTTCGGGATGTTCAATGCTATTGCGATCATTGCCACTTCGTTTGGCAACGGGATCATTCCCGAGATCCAG GCTACATTGGCGCCTCCGGTGAAGGGGAAAATGTTCAAGGGGTTGTGCTTGTGCTACGCCATTGTGCTGGTCACCTTCTTCAGCGTTGCGATATCGGGTTACTGGGCCTTTGGGAATCAAGCGGATGCGCTGATCCTCAGCAACTTTGTGGTGGACGGCCGGGCCTTGATGCCCAAATGGTTCGTCTTCATGACCAACATGTTCACTATCCTCCAACTCTCTGCCGTTGCTGTG GTCTACTGCCAACCCACAAATGAAGCGCTCGAGCGGGCATTCGCAGACCCAATGAGTGGCGAGCTCTCTCTACGAAACATAGTCCCTCGAGTCATCTCCCGTTCATTGGTGGTCATTGCAGCGATAACACTCGCAGCTATGCTCCCATTTTTTGGAGACATCAACTCCTTCGTCGGAGCCTTCggtttcatacccctagatTTCATCCTGCCCGCCGTCTTCTTCAACCTGACGTTCAAGCCTTCCAAACGGAGCCCCATCTTCTGGGTTAACATCACCATTGCAGTGATCTTCTCGATACTTGGGGTAATCGCATCGATTGCGGCGGTGAGGCAGATAGCTCTTGATGCCGAAACTTACAAGTTGTTTGCGGATGTATAG
- the LOC116202008 gene encoding GABA transporter 1-like isoform X3, with amino-acid sequence MDCWRNLPHGWCSCRTWGRYYVGPIQLVVCYGAVVGNTLLGGECLKAIYLLSVPDGSMKLYEFVMIFGSMMLILAQFPSFHSLRYINLASLVLCLAYSACAATGSIYIGNSSNGAEKDYSLVGDTESRVFGMFNAIAIIATSFGNGIIPEIQATLAPPVKGKMFKGLCLCYAIVLVTFFSVAISGYWAFGNQADALILSNFVVDGRALMPKWFVFMTNMFTILQLSAVAVVYCQPTNEALERAFADPMSGELSLRNIVPRVISRSLVVIAAITLAAMLPFFGDINSFVGAFGFIPLDFILPAVFFNLTFKPSKRSPIFWVNITIAVIFSILGVIASIAAVRQIALDAETYKLFADV; translated from the exons ATGGACTGCTGGCGTAATCTGCCTCACGGTTGGTGCTCTT GCCGAACATGGGGTCGGTACTACGTGGGCCCGATCCAACTAGTGGTATGCTATGGCGCTGTCGTCGGTAACACACTCCTGGGAGGGGAATGCTTGAAG GCAATTTATTTGCTCTCGGTGCCCGATGGTTCAATGAAGCTCTATGAGTTTGTCATGATTTTCGGAAGTATGATGTTGATTTTAGCTCAATTCCCATCCTTTCACTCGCTTAGGTACATCAACTTGGCGTCCTTGGTTCTCTGCCTAGCTTATAGTGCTTGTGCAGCCACGGGTTCCATCTATATCG GGAATTCATCCAATGGGGCCGAGAAGGACTATTCCCTTGTCGGGGATACAGAGAGCCGCGTCTTCGGGATGTTCAATGCTATTGCGATCATTGCCACTTCGTTTGGCAACGGGATCATTCCCGAGATCCAG GCTACATTGGCGCCTCCGGTGAAGGGGAAAATGTTCAAGGGGTTGTGCTTGTGCTACGCCATTGTGCTGGTCACCTTCTTCAGCGTTGCGATATCGGGTTACTGGGCCTTTGGGAATCAAGCGGATGCGCTGATCCTCAGCAACTTTGTGGTGGACGGCCGGGCCTTGATGCCCAAATGGTTCGTCTTCATGACCAACATGTTCACTATCCTCCAACTCTCTGCCGTTGCTGTG GTCTACTGCCAACCCACAAATGAAGCGCTCGAGCGGGCATTCGCAGACCCAATGAGTGGCGAGCTCTCTCTACGAAACATAGTCCCTCGAGTCATCTCCCGTTCATTGGTGGTCATTGCAGCGATAACACTCGCAGCTATGCTCCCATTTTTTGGAGACATCAACTCCTTCGTCGGAGCCTTCggtttcatacccctagatTTCATCCTGCCCGCCGTCTTCTTCAACCTGACGTTCAAGCCTTCCAAACGGAGCCCCATCTTCTGGGTTAACATCACCATTGCAGTGATCTTCTCGATACTTGGGGTAATCGCATCGATTGCGGCGGTGAGGCAGATAGCTCTTGATGCCGAAACTTACAAGTTGTTTGCGGATGTATAG